A region of Rhodoferax potami DNA encodes the following proteins:
- a CDS encoding AraC family transcriptional regulator, which produces MTDYRERLSRVQAYIHDHLDQPLDLARLAEVAHLSPYHWHRVYHALYGETIAATVRRLRLHRATGFLAHTALPVEHIARKCGYPNVQSFTRAFGAVYGTSPSRYRAEGSHTVFSQGLAEPVAAGYTVELRLVPEIRLGGVAHRGSYMRMGKAFAQTHAAMAAQGLMQPDTRWMAVYYDDPYAVPEAQLHSCAGLSLPPGYVGELAAPLEPLTLGGSLCAVMRYRGPYASIRVAYRWLYGQWLVQAGHEAADLPVFEDYLNNPRDTAPADLLTDIYLPLRG; this is translated from the coding sequence ATGACCGACTACCGGGAGCGCCTGAGCCGGGTCCAAGCTTATATCCACGACCACCTCGATCAGCCGCTGGACCTCGCACGCCTTGCCGAGGTGGCGCACCTTTCGCCTTACCACTGGCACCGCGTGTACCACGCGCTATATGGCGAGACCATTGCCGCCACCGTGCGCCGCCTGCGCTTGCACCGGGCGACGGGCTTTCTGGCGCACACCGCCCTGCCGGTGGAGCACATCGCACGCAAGTGCGGCTACCCCAATGTGCAGTCATTCACACGGGCCTTTGGTGCGGTGTATGGCACCAGCCCATCTCGCTATCGCGCCGAGGGCAGTCACACCGTGTTCAGCCAAGGGCTGGCAGAACCGGTGGCCGCGGGCTACACCGTAGAGCTCCGGCTTGTACCTGAAATACGACTAGGCGGCGTGGCCCACCGTGGCTCCTACATGCGCATGGGGAAAGCCTTTGCACAGACCCACGCCGCCATGGCCGCGCAAGGGCTGATGCAGCCTGACACCCGCTGGATGGCCGTGTATTACGACGACCCCTACGCCGTGCCCGAAGCACAGCTGCACAGCTGTGCAGGCCTTAGTCTGCCACCGGGCTATGTCGGGGAACTGGCGGCACCGCTAGAGCCCCTGACCCTGGGCGGCAGCCTGTGCGCCGTCATGCGCTATCGCGGTCCCTACGCCAGCATTCGCGTGGCCTATCGCTGGCTGTATGGGCAATGGCTGGTGCAAGCCGGCCACGAGGCCGCCGATCTGCCCGTGTTTGAGGACTACCTCAACAACCCGCGCGACACAGCACCTGCCGACCTGCTCACCGACATCTACTTGCCGCTGCGCGGCTGA
- a CDS encoding homoserine dehydrogenase: MYQDHFSLSASSPAGTAPPAAPAPLRVGLLGLGTVGSGTYAVLERNAALIAARAGRRIEVRMVAVRNLARARTVLGEQPGTPLLTDDPQALVCSPEVDVVVEVMGGTGLARSLVLQAIAHGKHVVTANKALLAEHGAEIFAAAQARGVVVAYEGAVAVSIPIIKALREGLTANRIEWVAGIINGTTNFILSAMRERGLSFATALAEAQALGYAEADPAFDVQGTDAAHKLSLLAANAFGTLPQYPQVQVQGITAVDAADVAFAEQLGYRLKLLGIAKRHGTGLELRVHPTLLPESHLLAQVHGSMNAVMVKSDAAGITLYYGAGAGAEQTGSAVIADLVDLARSASLSPAQRVPALGFASGVQPGLPVVGADDVESAFYVRLDLSRPDATVPRVLQQLAADGVQVQRMAQHPHPSDPELRCLVLLTAPLALRTLRPALQAVEAWPTVLGYASVLRVESLV, translated from the coding sequence ATGTACCAAGACCACTTCTCCCTCTCAGCCAGCAGCCCGGCCGGCACCGCACCGCCTGCTGCGCCCGCCCCCTTGCGCGTAGGCCTGCTCGGGTTGGGCACCGTGGGCAGCGGCACCTATGCGGTGCTCGAGCGTAACGCGGCCTTGATTGCCGCCCGCGCCGGCCGCCGGATCGAGGTGCGCATGGTGGCAGTGCGCAACTTGGCGCGGGCCCGCACCGTGCTGGGCGAGCAGCCGGGCACCCCGCTGCTGACCGACGACCCGCAGGCCCTGGTCTGCAGCCCCGAGGTCGATGTGGTGGTCGAGGTCATGGGCGGCACCGGGCTGGCCCGCAGCTTGGTGCTGCAAGCCATTGCCCATGGCAAACACGTGGTCACCGCCAACAAGGCTTTGCTCGCCGAGCACGGCGCCGAGATTTTTGCCGCTGCCCAAGCCCGTGGCGTGGTGGTGGCCTACGAGGGTGCGGTGGCGGTCAGCATCCCGATCATCAAGGCGCTGCGCGAGGGCCTGACCGCCAACCGCATCGAGTGGGTGGCCGGCATCATCAACGGCACCACCAACTTCATCCTCTCCGCCATGCGCGAGCGCGGCCTGAGCTTCGCCACGGCACTGGCCGAGGCCCAAGCCCTGGGCTACGCCGAGGCCGACCCCGCCTTTGATGTGCAGGGCACCGATGCCGCGCACAAGCTCAGCCTGCTGGCGGCCAACGCCTTCGGCACGTTGCCGCAATACCCGCAAGTGCAGGTGCAAGGCATTACCGCGGTAGACGCAGCTGATGTCGCCTTTGCCGAGCAACTGGGCTACCGCCTCAAGCTGCTGGGCATTGCCAAGCGTCATGGCACTGGGCTGGAGCTGCGGGTGCACCCCACCTTGCTGCCTGAGAGCCATTTGCTCGCGCAGGTGCATGGCAGCATGAATGCCGTCATGGTCAAGAGCGATGCGGCGGGCATTACCTTGTATTACGGCGCCGGCGCTGGGGCCGAGCAAACCGGCTCGGCGGTGATTGCCGACCTCGTAGACCTGGCCCGCAGTGCCAGCCTGTCGCCGGCGCAGCGGGTGCCTGCACTCGGCTTTGCCAGCGGAGTGCAGCCCGGCCTGCCGGTCGTGGGCGCAGACGATGTGGAGAGCGCCTTTTATGTCCGCCTGGACCTGAGCCGCCCGGACGCTACCGTGCCCCGTGTGTTGCAGCAGCTGGCCGCTGACGGCGTGCAGGTGCAGCGCATGGCACAGCACCCCCACCCCAGTGACCCCGAGTTGCGCTGCCTGGTGCTGCTAACCGCCCCGCTGGCCTTGCGCACCTTGCGCCCCGCCTTGCAAGCGGTAGAGGCCTGGCCCACCGTGCTGGGCTATGCCAGTGTGCTGCGAGTGGAGAGCTTGGTCTGA
- a CDS encoding Fic family protein translates to MTAQTPRPRYIWQHPAWPQLTFDSTALASALDQARLEQGRLLGLLGAIGLDEANAVQRELWVQEALATAAIEGEQLNLESLRSSVAHRLSLADAPGADRSVEGLVQVMGDALANHHAALDLDRLCRWQSALFPGGTSGITRIAVGRLREHLDAMQIVSGALGREVVHYEAPASVQVASEMDRLLAWFEHTRPAAGAAAMNGIVRAALVHLWFESIHPFEDGNGRLGRALADMALAQDMHARDTQANPALVQVYGMAHQMLKTRAGYYDALNRAQRLRGIAPEARTLDVTAWVLWFVESFGQACIASQAVVRDATNKAQFRQRAAQCQTNERQRKVLERLLEAGHVGSGGGFLGGMTTDKYAKITGTSKATATRDLADLLIRGLLRVEGVGKATRYAVNVPGWEQPPIKG, encoded by the coding sequence ATGACTGCCCAAACACCTCGCCCCCGCTACATCTGGCAGCACCCTGCGTGGCCGCAGCTCACCTTTGATTCAACGGCGCTTGCGTCTGCGCTAGACCAGGCGCGGCTGGAACAGGGTCGCTTGTTGGGGCTACTGGGCGCCATTGGGCTGGATGAGGCCAACGCGGTCCAGCGAGAGCTGTGGGTGCAAGAGGCACTGGCCACGGCTGCCATTGAAGGTGAGCAGCTCAACCTCGAATCCCTGCGCTCGTCGGTCGCGCACCGGCTCAGTCTGGCAGATGCGCCAGGTGCGGACAGGTCGGTGGAAGGATTGGTGCAAGTGATGGGCGACGCACTCGCCAACCACCACGCGGCGCTGGACCTGGACCGGCTGTGCCGCTGGCAGTCGGCGCTGTTTCCGGGGGGTACGTCGGGCATTACGCGGATTGCCGTGGGCCGCCTGCGCGAGCACCTAGACGCCATGCAAATCGTCAGCGGGGCGTTGGGGCGTGAGGTGGTGCACTACGAGGCGCCCGCCTCAGTGCAAGTTGCATCAGAAATGGACCGGCTGTTGGCATGGTTTGAACACACGCGCCCTGCTGCAGGTGCCGCTGCGATGAATGGCATTGTGCGAGCGGCGCTGGTGCATTTGTGGTTTGAGTCCATCCACCCGTTTGAAGATGGCAATGGCCGGCTGGGCCGCGCTTTGGCAGACATGGCGCTCGCGCAAGACATGCACGCGCGAGACACCCAAGCCAACCCGGCGCTGGTGCAGGTGTATGGCATGGCGCACCAGATGCTCAAGACCCGTGCGGGGTATTACGACGCGCTCAATCGTGCACAACGCTTACGAGGCATTGCACCCGAGGCCCGCACCTTGGACGTGACAGCGTGGGTGCTGTGGTTCGTGGAGTCTTTCGGCCAAGCGTGCATAGCCAGCCAGGCAGTGGTGCGGGATGCGACCAACAAAGCCCAGTTCCGGCAAAGGGCGGCGCAGTGCCAAACCAATGAACGCCAACGCAAGGTACTGGAGCGACTGCTGGAAGCCGGACATGTGGGCTCTGGTGGCGGCTTTTTGGGCGGCATGACCACCGACAAATACGCCAAGATCACCGGCACCTCCAAAGCCACCGCCACGCGCGACCTGGCCGACTTACTGATCCGTGGTCTGCTGCGGGTTGAGGGCGTGGGCAAGGCCACACGCTACGCGGTGAATGTGCCCGGTTGGGAGCAGCCCCCGATTAAGGGGTAG
- a CDS encoding DUF2834 domain-containing protein, giving the protein MNKAVLIFVLIVFGALTGYTLLHYGGLLAWLAFYTRDPASWQIYADLVIAMCLLLVFIRRDAQANGRPFLPWAVFCLLVGSFGPLLYFIAAKKRSAG; this is encoded by the coding sequence ATGAACAAGGCTGTGTTGATCTTCGTACTCATTGTTTTTGGTGCCCTGACCGGCTACACGCTGCTGCACTACGGCGGGCTGTTGGCGTGGCTGGCGTTTTACACACGCGACCCGGCGAGCTGGCAGATTTATGCCGACTTGGTGATCGCCATGTGTTTGCTGCTGGTGTTTATCAGGCGCGATGCGCAAGCCAACGGCCGACCGTTTTTGCCGTGGGCGGTGTTCTGCCTGCTGGTGGGTTCGTTCGGGCCGCTGCTGTATTTCATTGCCGCAAAAAAGCGCTCTGCGGGCTGA
- the yjjJ gene encoding type II toxin-antitoxin system HipA family toxin YjjJ: MPVASDLSHTIVQALRRQGGALSSAELQAVLRVSQPTVSRALAPLIQSGEVQKVGAARKQRYVLPRTVRDVGRSVPVMRINAHGQPSPFGRMVPLASGAVWVDEKDGLSARFDGLPWFLDDMRPQGFIGRNFSGMLASTHPELQLGNDPRFWSDDDVLRALALCGDDLPGNLVVGEVAFARFHTLPQRASRVASPADYPALAEAAMQGSIGGSSAGGEQPKFCTIVQGDAGQSGGTPGDGARHVLVKFSPAGDAPTDQRTRDLLVCEHLALQTLASAGIAAAASRISTAAGRVFLEVERFDRTPLGPANPLGLGRIGMVSLMVYDAEYVGAMDNWGATANRMQERQLLRPADARTLRLLEAFGVLIANTDRHYGNISLLLEDDDWVLAPAYDMLPMLYAPVGGELVPRNLADRPLQPTAAILAEWPQALALARSFWSAAAQDARISGGFRAICAGNLENISR, translated from the coding sequence ATGCCTGTCGCCAGCGACCTTTCCCACACCATCGTGCAAGCCTTGCGTCGCCAAGGCGGGGCGCTCAGCAGCGCCGAGCTGCAAGCGGTGTTGCGGGTGAGCCAGCCCACGGTGTCGCGCGCACTCGCGCCGCTGATCCAGTCGGGCGAGGTGCAAAAAGTGGGTGCCGCCCGCAAGCAACGCTATGTGCTGCCCCGCACCGTGCGCGATGTCGGCCGCAGTGTGCCGGTCATGCGCATCAACGCCCACGGCCAGCCCAGCCCCTTTGGCCGCATGGTGCCGCTCGCCAGTGGCGCCGTGTGGGTGGATGAAAAAGACGGCCTCAGTGCCCGCTTTGATGGCCTGCCCTGGTTTCTGGACGACATGCGACCCCAAGGCTTTATCGGCCGCAATTTCTCGGGCATGTTGGCCAGCACCCACCCCGAGCTGCAACTCGGCAACGACCCCCGCTTTTGGAGCGATGACGACGTCTTGCGCGCCCTCGCCCTGTGTGGCGACGACCTGCCCGGCAACCTCGTGGTGGGTGAAGTGGCGTTTGCCCGCTTCCACACCCTGCCGCAACGCGCCAGCCGAGTGGCATCGCCTGCGGACTACCCGGCCTTGGCCGAAGCCGCCATGCAAGGCAGCATCGGCGGCTCATCTGCTGGCGGTGAGCAGCCCAAGTTCTGCACGATCGTGCAGGGCGATGCAGGCCAATCCGGTGGTACACCGGGCGACGGTGCCCGCCATGTGCTGGTCAAGTTTTCACCCGCAGGCGATGCCCCTACCGACCAGCGCACCCGCGATCTGCTGGTGTGCGAGCACCTGGCTTTGCAAACCCTGGCCAGCGCAGGCATTGCTGCTGCGGCCAGCCGCATCAGCACTGCGGCGGGCCGGGTGTTTCTCGAGGTCGAGCGCTTTGACCGCACGCCCCTCGGCCCCGCCAACCCGCTGGGGCTGGGCCGCATCGGCATGGTGTCGCTGATGGTGTACGACGCCGAATACGTCGGCGCCATGGACAACTGGGGCGCCACGGCCAACCGCATGCAAGAGCGCCAGCTGCTGCGCCCCGCCGACGCGCGCACCCTGCGCCTGCTCGAGGCCTTTGGCGTCTTGATTGCCAACACCGATCGGCACTACGGCAACATCTCTTTGCTGCTCGAAGACGACGACTGGGTCTTGGCCCCCGCCTACGACATGCTCCCCATGCTCTACGCCCCGGTGGGTGGTGAGCTGGTGCCCCGCAATCTGGCCGACCGCCCCTTGCAGCCCACCGCCGCCATCCTGGCCGAATGGCCGCAAGCCCTGGCGCTGGCCCGCAGCTTTTGGAGTGCTGCCGCGCAAGACGCCCGCATCTCGGGCGGCTTCAGGGCCATTTGCGCCGGCAATCTGGAGAACATCAGCCGCTAG
- a CDS encoding PaeR7I family type II restriction endonuclease, with the protein MSITWQGLAAAPASRKPIKDKSPHFPVFPDFVGASYLKRYDLLCQKLAKEQLYSSASVIATPRAAVADGAYVELSTMTGLRPFVASLAGHIAAEAAR; encoded by the coding sequence CTGTCCATAACTTGGCAAGGGCTCGCAGCTGCCCCGGCGTCGCGTAAGCCGATCAAGGACAAGTCGCCTCACTTCCCGGTATTTCCTGATTTCGTCGGTGCGTCCTATCTAAAACGCTACGACCTTCTTTGCCAGAAGCTTGCCAAGGAACAGCTCTACTCGTCTGCTTCAGTCATCGCCACGCCACGCGCGGCCGTGGCAGATGGTGCCTATGTCGAGCTTTCAACCATGACAGGGCTGCGCCCATTCGTAGCGTCCCTTGCTGGACACATTGCTGCGGAAGCGGCGAGATAG
- a CDS encoding CreA family protein, whose translation MKKTLAALLLSSLALAASAETVGTVSTTFKLLSPNDKVVVDVFDDPVVNGVACYLSHAKTGGYAGALGLAEDTSDASVACRGNPPDKPKDREVEFSKKEVLREEVEIYG comes from the coding sequence ATGAAAAAAACACTAGCCGCCTTGCTGCTCAGCAGCCTTGCGCTGGCCGCCAGCGCCGAAACCGTGGGCACCGTCAGCACCACCTTCAAACTGCTCAGCCCCAACGACAAAGTGGTGGTCGATGTGTTTGACGACCCGGTCGTCAACGGCGTGGCCTGCTACCTGTCGCACGCCAAAACCGGCGGCTACGCCGGCGCGCTGGGCTTGGCAGAAGACACGTCTGATGCCTCAGTCGCCTGCCGCGGTAATCCCCCCGATAAACCAAAGGACCGAGAAGTAGAATTTTCTAAGAAGGAAGTTCTACGTGAAGAAGTCGAGATTTACGGATAG
- a CDS encoding M48 family metallopeptidase has product MDKADFIHLVRLNEHASAENSGAYRRSLARFAALGYLWVVVCFVLAIVLLVMSGKALLQGPVKGYWVMLLLSGVGLLWSSVRALWLRLEAPEGSPLAPADAPLLFEALECIRKKTQGPPIHHVLLDSSFNASISQLPRFGLLGGATNYLTIGLPLLLALDRPRFLAVMAHEYGHLRGGHGQFAAWIYRTRMSWTKLYESMEEDAGLMAHATQTFLHWYFPRFMAKTFALARQDEYEADRIACKLLGRDVAGAALAEIAVKGAWLGREFWPLHWASAGRSLQPMGPFSAMRVLLTQPVRDDFARDALRQSLKEMSNLDDTHPVLRDRLEAMGARKELPQWSAKPAIDLLGASANTWLQRMDQQWCRDNASDWKLHHAYLRRVEERVQTLQASLLRNNADELTQLGDLKRRLDASADVRDCYVRALQLAPNHPGALRGMVRTLPDTDVAGRLDGLNRLVEVHAASTWWAASTAVQMLEPLVAAGQPYDPLLKQWRARLKQADEAERRAWNEMVDTRYFQSITRHDLNDFETGELQADLARCKPLRRAWLVRKNLQEFAYRRCYILFVELPGLPDGERYALCRSLERSLDLPGPVLVLWAGTDPTLQDIQKNTFDVTFARSVA; this is encoded by the coding sequence ATGGACAAAGCCGACTTCATACATCTGGTGCGCCTGAACGAGCACGCGAGCGCAGAAAACAGTGGCGCCTACCGCCGCAGCTTGGCCCGGTTTGCGGCGCTGGGCTACTTGTGGGTGGTGGTGTGCTTTGTCTTGGCCATCGTGCTGCTGGTCATGTCGGGCAAAGCGCTGTTGCAGGGGCCGGTCAAAGGATATTGGGTCATGCTGCTGCTCTCCGGGGTGGGCTTGCTTTGGAGCAGCGTGCGCGCACTGTGGCTGCGCCTAGAGGCGCCCGAAGGCAGTCCGCTCGCCCCGGCCGACGCCCCCTTGCTATTCGAGGCTCTGGAGTGTATCCGCAAAAAAACCCAGGGCCCACCCATCCACCATGTGCTGCTCGATTCCAGCTTCAACGCCAGCATCAGCCAGCTGCCCCGCTTCGGTTTGCTGGGCGGCGCCACCAACTACCTGACCATCGGCCTGCCCCTGCTGCTCGCGCTGGACCGGCCGCGGTTTCTGGCGGTCATGGCGCACGAATACGGCCACCTGCGCGGCGGCCACGGGCAGTTTGCTGCCTGGATTTACCGCACCCGCATGAGCTGGACCAAGCTTTACGAGAGCATGGAAGAAGACGCAGGCCTCATGGCCCACGCCACCCAGACCTTTCTGCACTGGTACTTTCCGCGGTTCATGGCCAAAACCTTTGCGCTGGCCCGGCAAGACGAGTACGAGGCCGATCGCATCGCCTGCAAGCTGTTAGGGCGCGATGTGGCCGGCGCCGCCCTGGCCGAAATCGCCGTCAAAGGCGCGTGGCTCGGCCGCGAGTTCTGGCCTTTGCACTGGGCATCGGCAGGGCGCAGCCTCCAGCCCATGGGGCCGTTTTCGGCCATGCGGGTGCTGCTCACCCAACCGGTGCGCGACGACTTTGCCCGCGACGCGCTGCGCCAATCCCTCAAGGAAATGAGCAACCTCGACGACACCCACCCCGTGCTGCGCGACCGGCTCGAGGCCATGGGCGCGCGCAAAGAGCTGCCCCAGTGGTCGGCCAAACCGGCTATCGACCTGCTGGGCGCAAGCGCCAACACTTGGCTCCAGCGCATGGACCAGCAATGGTGCCGCGACAACGCCTCCGACTGGAAGCTCCACCACGCCTATTTGCGCCGGGTCGAAGAGCGGGTGCAAACCCTGCAAGCCAGCCTCTTGCGCAACAACGCTGATGAGCTCACCCAGCTCGGCGACCTGAAGCGCCGGCTCGATGCCTCCGCCGATGTGCGCGACTGCTATGTCCGTGCCCTGCAGTTGGCACCCAACCACCCGGGGGCCCTGCGCGGCATGGTGCGCACGCTGCCCGACACCGATGTGGCCGGCCGCCTCGACGGGCTCAACCGCTTGGTCGAGGTCCACGCCGCCAGCACCTGGTGGGCGGCCAGCACCGCGGTGCAGATGCTGGAGCCGCTGGTAGCCGCAGGCCAGCCCTATGACCCGCTGCTCAAGCAATGGCGCGCCCGCCTCAAACAAGCCGACGAGGCCGAGCGGCGCGCCTGGAACGAGATGGTCGACACCCGGTATTTCCAGTCCATCACCCGCCACGACCTCAACGACTTTGAGACCGGCGAACTGCAGGCCGATCTGGCGCGCTGCAAGCCCCTGCGCCGCGCTTGGCTGGTGCGCAAAAACCTCCAAGAGTTTGCCTACCGCCGCTGCTACATCCTGTTTGTGGAGCTGCCCGGCCTGCCCGATGGCGAGCGCTATGCGCTGTGCCGCAGCCTCGAGCGCTCGCTGGACTTGCCCGGCCCGGTGCTGGTGCTGTGGGCCGGCACCGACCCGACGCTGCAAGACATCCAGAAAAACACCTTCGATGTCACGTTTGCACGCTCGGTGGCATAG
- a CDS encoding VOC family protein, with protein MQLGYTILYVPDVPATLKFYEAAFGLTTRFLHEGGDYGELETGSTALAFSAHRLMQQLGKNPQAASPTAPCFEIALCTPDVGAALERAIAAGATPMRPLEVMPWGQTIAYVADINGFLVELCTPMG; from the coding sequence ATGCAGCTCGGCTACACCATCCTCTACGTCCCCGACGTGCCTGCCACGCTCAAGTTCTACGAGGCGGCCTTTGGCCTGACCACCCGCTTTTTGCATGAAGGCGGCGACTACGGCGAGCTGGAGACGGGCAGCACCGCGCTCGCGTTTTCAGCCCACCGCCTGATGCAGCAGCTGGGCAAGAACCCGCAGGCCGCCAGCCCCACGGCGCCCTGCTTTGAGATTGCGCTGTGCACGCCCGATGTAGGCGCCGCGTTGGAGCGCGCCATAGCCGCCGGCGCCACGCCCATGCGCCCCCTGGAGGTGATGCCATGGGGCCAGACGATTGCTTATGTGGCCGACATCAATGGCTTTTTGGTGGAGTTGTGCACGCCCATGGGCTGA
- a CDS encoding GyrI-like domain-containing protein, with protein MFNLQGQRSMSNTSTPPAIAHHFVVQPDAITVVGIELRTSNLEAMQTIPPHWQRFGQEGVLDRISGRVDRDVLAVYTHFAHAGRDNTGLYSLVIGAQVAPDAPVPAGMVRVVVPASRRAVFPVLPAHLDRVGPVWGAVWAQTTLPKTFVAEYERYGAQGDISISIGLAH; from the coding sequence ATGTTTAACCTCCAAGGCCAGCGCTCCATGTCCAATACGTCAACCCCGCCCGCAATCGCGCATCACTTTGTGGTGCAGCCCGATGCCATCACCGTCGTTGGCATAGAGCTGCGCACTTCCAATCTGGAGGCTATGCAAACCATTCCACCGCATTGGCAGCGCTTCGGGCAAGAAGGCGTGTTGGATCGCATCTCCGGCCGGGTGGATCGTGATGTACTGGCGGTGTACACCCACTTTGCCCACGCCGGGCGCGACAACACCGGCTTGTATTCGTTGGTGATCGGCGCGCAGGTAGCGCCTGATGCGCCGGTGCCTGCGGGCATGGTGCGGGTGGTGGTGCCCGCGTCTCGGCGTGCGGTATTTCCGGTACTGCCCGCGCACTTGGACAGGGTGGGCCCGGTCTGGGGCGCTGTGTGGGCGCAGACCACGCTGCCCAAGACCTTTGTAGCCGAATACGAGCGCTATGGTGCGCAAGGCGATATCAGTATCTCCATCGGTTTGGCACATTAA
- a CDS encoding VOC family protein, whose product MFSHVILGVNDLEASRKFYDALLGTLGIKPGVHNHNGEAGRYFYRTATGLFGITTPINGEPATAGNGSTIGFAMSSTEQADAFHAAGVANGGTTCEDPPGWRTAASGQLYLAYLRDPDGNKICALFRPPKV is encoded by the coding sequence ATGTTCAGTCACGTAATCCTCGGTGTTAACGATCTTGAAGCCTCGCGCAAGTTTTACGACGCGCTCTTGGGCACCCTAGGCATCAAGCCCGGTGTGCACAACCACAACGGCGAGGCCGGGCGCTACTTTTACCGCACGGCCACGGGCCTGTTTGGCATTACCACCCCCATCAATGGCGAGCCGGCGACTGCCGGCAACGGCAGCACCATCGGCTTTGCCATGAGCAGCACCGAGCAGGCCGATGCGTTTCACGCAGCCGGTGTAGCCAACGGCGGCACCACTTGCGAAGACCCACCCGGCTGGCGCACCGCAGCCTCGGGCCAGCTGTATCTGGCCTACCTGCGCGACCCGGACGGCAACAAAATCTGCGCACTGTTTCGCCCGCCTAAGGTGTAA
- a CDS encoding helix-turn-helix transcriptional regulator: METSTIHPHNAQPDSLQTTLQTARKSKRLSQLELALRMGVSQRHVSFVESGRAQPSRELLLSWLHELQAPLALRNVALQQAGFAPVYRGSELADAVLAPVRDALAQLLQAHDPMPAMVMDAAWNVLHMNRGAQWLATTLMPWVADLPPGAPVNMIDAMLHPEGMTKHITNLEEVAPALLAHMRDDASVVPDILPRVEQLAQQMQQRLGKRVLAAWPRQMAPVLTTRFATRHGELAFFSMFSTFGTPQDITLASLRVEHVFPADEATRAVLTKHLSQIGT; the protein is encoded by the coding sequence ATGGAAACCAGCACCATCCACCCGCACAACGCCCAGCCCGACAGCCTGCAAACCACCCTGCAAACCGCGCGCAAATCCAAGCGCCTGAGCCAGTTGGAACTGGCCCTGCGCATGGGCGTGAGCCAGCGGCATGTGAGCTTTGTGGAAAGCGGCCGCGCCCAGCCCAGCCGCGAGCTGCTGCTGAGCTGGCTGCACGAGCTGCAAGCCCCGCTTGCCCTGCGCAACGTGGCTCTGCAGCAGGCCGGCTTTGCCCCGGTCTACCGCGGCAGCGAGCTGGCCGACGCGGTGCTTGCCCCGGTGCGCGACGCGCTGGCCCAGCTGCTACAAGCGCACGACCCCATGCCCGCCATGGTGATGGACGCCGCCTGGAACGTGCTGCACATGAACCGCGGTGCCCAGTGGCTGGCCACCACCCTCATGCCCTGGGTGGCCGACCTGCCCCCCGGCGCGCCTGTGAACATGATCGACGCCATGCTTCACCCCGAGGGCATGACCAAGCACATCACCAACCTCGAAGAAGTGGCCCCCGCCCTGCTGGCCCACATGCGCGACGACGCCAGCGTGGTGCCCGACATCCTGCCCCGTGTGGAGCAGCTGGCGCAGCAGATGCAGCAGCGCCTGGGCAAACGGGTGCTGGCAGCGTGGCCGCGCCAGATGGCGCCGGTGCTCACCACCCGCTTTGCCACGCGGCATGGCGAGCTGGCTTTTTTCAGCATGTTTTCTACCTTCGGCACCCCGCAAGACATCACACTGGCATCCCTGCGGGTGGAGCATGTGTTTCCGGCGGACGAGGCTACGCGGGCGGTGTTGACTAAACATTTAAGCCAAATTGGCACCTAG